In the genome of Candidatus Ornithobacterium hominis, the window AACACTTTTACTTCTCGGTTTGTTGCTATTCTGAAGATAAGGTCTGTACACATTGAGGCTACTAGCCAAGATGCTACAGAAAGTTGTGGTGGAGGCAGTGTATTATCTTCTTCTTTATATTTTTCAATAATCTCTTCAATCCAAACTTGAGGTGAATTCCAAAACCTCATATAGCTCGTAGAGTACTCTACAACCTTTAATTCATTTAATGGTTTATCATTTTTATTAATTATATCTAACATAAAACCTTTTGGAGATATAATTGCAACTAATCCACCCCAACCGAGGTTATAAGGATGTAAAATTGGAATATTTTTCTCTTGACATATTTTATCAAAAAACTGAGGTACCTCAGAAGTAATATCTATGGCATTTACTGCAATTTTATTATTACCTATAATAGACTCTATATTATCCATATCTATAAATAGATTATGGGACTTTATCTCAGCATCGGGATTAATACTTAGGAGTCTCCTTTTAATAGCTTCAGCCTTATTACTCCCAATATCATCCATCAAATAATTCTGACGGTTTAAGTTGGAAAGTTCCACAGAGTCACCATCTACTATATTTATATGTTCGAACCCTAGTCTAAGAGCACATTCAGCTATTACGCTACCGATACCACTACCAGCTATAAGTATTGGTATGTTTTTTATAAGCTTCTGCTCTTCAGAGTTTATATATATTCTATTTCTACTGTATCTTAAATCCATAGTATTTGTGTATTTATTTTATGGTATAAATATATTATTAAATGTAATATTTAACGCTACACAAAAGTGTAGTTTTGTTCGTGAACAAAATAAATGAGAAAGTATAAATCTGAAGCATTAATTACAATTATATTTTTTCAACATAAAGAGAAAATAAAATTCAAACATCAAGCAATATAAAAGCAATAATGCTATAGTATAGAATGTACTATCGGATTTTAATTATAAAATTAATTTTTTTTAAAAAAAATAATACACAAATAACTGATAATAAGTTTAAAATAAATTCTATAAAAAATACCTTCAACTGATGCTTGAAGGTATTTTTTTTAAGGCTTAAAAAATTTTGCAGATGGTTGATGAGCTCTTAAAAACATATCTCCGTAGAAAGAGAATTTTACAACTCATGCCCCCGATTAATTTTCAGATAATTTCATTAGAGAAATTTATTCTTTTTTTAGTATTCTAATCCTTAGGGAATCAAAAAAAGTCTTTTCTGTGATTTTTTTCTAAGCCTTAAAATTTTTTATATAATTATTCATTATCCATAACCCATTCGCCAGAATCAATCAGTGGCTCTGCTTTTTTGTATTTAACTTCCTCTACTTGATTGGTTTGTACGTTTCTTATACGTACCACTTCATTTCGACCAATTTTCATCACGTAGCG includes:
- a CDS encoding ThiF family adenylyltransferase, with translation MDLRYSRNRIYINSEEQKLIKNIPILIAGSGIGSVIAECALRLGFEHINIVDGDSVELSNLNRQNYLMDDIGSNKAEAIKRRLLSINPDAEIKSHNLFIDMDNIESIIGNNKIAVNAIDITSEVPQFFDKICQEKNIPILHPYNLGWGGLVAIISPKGFMLDIINKNDKPLNELKVVEYSTSYMRFWNSPQVWIEEIIEKYKEEDNTLPPPQLSVASWLVASMCTDLIFRIATNREVKVFPRFYLSTIKNE